A genomic region of Miscanthus floridulus cultivar M001 chromosome 3, ASM1932011v1, whole genome shotgun sequence contains the following coding sequences:
- the LOC136544323 gene encoding uncharacterized protein has protein sequence MEFEDVVNELMDSPSSSSSSSDDDDEKRNAAGTLGLSCLQKVVAAFRMLADAMDDYICIGESTALESLRKGFPGMLGSIDCMHGSWKNCPYAWQGSHNDINVLHRSPIFARLAEGQGPQVNYSINGNDYTMGYYLADGIYPSWATFVKTIPEPQGNKNKYFAKAQKACRKDVEQAFGVLQARFAIVRASTCVWDEDTIQLVMTACIIMHNMIVEDEGVDEKDFRYDDVGEKVTVSHDATPEFDAFMQNYKKIKDKETHTQLQADLIEHLWHNFLDLYTNIIVE, from the exons ATGGAATTTGAAGATGTAGTTAATGAGCTGATGGATtctccgtcgtcgtcgtcgtcatcgtcggatgatgatgatgag AAGAGGAATGCAGCCGGAACCCTAGGACTATCTTGTTTGCAGAAGGTGGTGGCGGCATTCCGAATGTTAGCTGATGCTATGGATGACTATATCTGTATTGGGGAGAGTACTGCTCTAGAAAGTCTTAGAAA AGGTTTTCCTGGCATGCTTGGTTCCATTGATTGTATGCACGGGAGCTGGAAGAATTGTCCTTATGCATGGCAAG GTTCGCACAATGATATAAATGTTCTTCATAGATCTCCTATATTTGCAAGGCTTGCTGAAGGTCAAGGGCCACAAGTAAATTATAGCATCAATGGGAATGATTATACTATGGGTTACTATCTAGCAGATGGTATATATCCATCTTGGGCCACATTCGTGAAGACCATACCTGAGCCACAGGGTAATAAGAACAAATATTTTGCAAAAGCACAAAAAGCTTGTAGGAAGGATGTCGAACAAGCATTTGGGGTTCTACAAGCTCGCTTTGCCATTGTTCGAGCGTCGACATGTGTGTGGGATGAGGATACAATTCAACTTGTCATGACGGCTTGTATCATTATGCACAATATGATTGTTGAAGACGAGGGAGTTGACGAAAAAGATTTTAGATATGATGATGTGGGAGAAAAGGTGACTGTTTCACACGATGCTACACCTGAGTTTGATGCATTTATGCAGAATTACAAGAAGATCAAGGACAAGGAGACACACACACAGCTTCAAGCCGACCTTATCGAGCACTTGTGGCATAATTTTCTAGATTTATATACAAATATTATTGTTGAATAA
- the LOC136542290 gene encoding uncharacterized protein — MQFFRLSGRPDVSTALHHLSHHSRALISFMASAPPALARRVSPPMAAPNPPVRRLPRCPHGYQNMPISTRVKGDKLDKPLQEGWAAQIPRHPVYPLRGLPRSRHRDGSIYRATERWKERFHFADPRETWLKPMSLSDPACARSILRGPRTMLQIFSIKLAKIHVDGGLVELYGYIAVRDALDPLHNYVMSFSRDDPIIVEQVHINNYLQLF; from the exons ATGCAGTTTTTTCGCCTCTCCGGACGCCCTGATGTCTCCACCGCCCTGCACCACCTCTCCCATCACTCGCGGGCTCTCATCTCCTTCATGGCCTCTGCTCCTCCAGCGCTTGCGCGACGAGTTTCCCCACCCATGGCGGCTCCCAATCCACCTGTCCGTCGTCTTCCCCG ATGTCCACATGGATATCAGAACATGCCCATCAGCACTAGAGTAAAAGGCGACAAGTTGGATAAACCATTACAAGAGGGCTGGGCAGCACAGATACCTCGTCACCCTGTATACCCTCTAAGGGGACTTCCAAGGAGTAGGCACCGAGATGGTTCCATATACAGGGCCACAGAGAGATGGAAAGAAAGATTCCATTTTGCAGACCCTCGTGAGA CTTGGTTGAAGCCAATGAGTTTATCAGATCCTGCATGTGCACGTTCCATACTCCGTGGACCTCGTACGATGTTGCAAATTTTCTCAATAAAGTTGGCTAAAATTCATGTGGATGGTGGCTTGGTAGAGTTGTATGGATATATAGCAGTGAGGGATGCTTTGGATCCATTGCATAATTATGTCATGAGTTTTAGTAGGGATGATCCCATCATTGTGGAGCAGGTGCACATCAATAATTATCTGCAATTATTTTAA
- the LOC136542288 gene encoding uncharacterized protein yields the protein MAAMQATLAALIPPPPPPQQPAPPPPPQPSQPQAIFPYGMPQTSGTGVPLHLLRWPASLSPIPSWAMGSTTPPIYTMATTPTPLAAAVAASSGAHQPPPTSGIFYGGTDGILIYGGGGYSGGALSVEDSSVASPNGAHAPPKFYKLEFPSFDGAADLLNWLNHYEQFFHGQRTLALDRTWLASYHLRGAAQTWYYALEQDEGMPTWNASAICASSASAPRRKARGWPSSPGYPFSHRSRSIRTAIMPCSAMLTTSILARRRNCSWVAFPSTSRSTSRCATRSTFSRPCTTLGRTSVARQPSWLRRNSSAALGLRCALGEKQVGAVYAGKRPPSSVCWFSDTNFVMTSLYAPLAVGSGEMVTYNETNHHKHGNPRQWR from the coding sequence ATGGCGGCCATGCAGGCGACCCTGGCCGCCCTCATCCCACCACCTCCCCCTCCACAACAgccggcaccaccaccacctccacagccGTCGCAGCCGCAGGCGATCTTCCCCTACGGCATGCCCCAGACCAGTGGGACGGGGGTGCCCCTCCACTTGCTGCGGTGGCCGGCCTCGTTGTCTCCCATCCCGTCGTGGGCAATGGGCTCGACGACTCCGCCCATCTACACAATGGCCACGACTCCTACACCGTTGGCGGCCGCGGTCGCGGCGTCCTCCGGGGCACACCAGCCACCCCCGACCAGCGGCATCTTCTATGGAGGGACGGACGGTATCCTCATCTACGGTGGAGGCGGGTACTCCGGCGGCGCCCTATCCGTTGAGGACTCGTCTGTCGCTTCTCCCAACGGCGCCCATGCCCCTCCCAAATTTTACAAGCTGGAGTTCCCGTCGTTCGACGGCGCCGCTGATCTGCTCAATTGGCTCAACCACTACGAGCAATTTTTCCACGGCCAGCGAACATTGGCTTTGGATCGCACATGGCTAGCTTCGTACCATCTTCGCGGCGCTGCTCAAACTTGGTACTATGCGCTGGAACAAGATGAAGGCATGCCGACCTGGAACGCTTCCGCGATCTGTGCCAGCTCCGCTTCGGCCCCCCGACGCAAGGCACGCGGCTGGCCGAGCTCGCCCGGCTACCCTTTCAGTCATCGGTCCAGGAGTATTCGGACCGCTATAATGCCGTGCTCTGCCATGCTCACGACCTCAATCCTCGCCAGAAGGCGGAACTGTTCGTGGGTGGCCTTCCCGAGCACATCAAGGTCGACGTCGAGATGCGCCACCCGCTCGACCTTCAGTCGGCCATGTACTACGCTCGGGCGTACGAGCGTCGCGCGGCAGCCTTCCTGGCTGCGCCGCAACAGCAGCGCAGCGCTCGGCCTCCGGTGCGCCCTGGGTGAAAAGCAAGTCGGGGCCGTGTACGCGGGGAAGCGGCCGCCGAGCTCCGTGTGCTGGTTCTCGGACACCAACTTCGTCATGACCTCCCTGTACGCGCCCTTGGCCGTCGGCTCCGGCGAAATGGTCACCTACAACGAAACGAACCACCACAAACACGGGAACCCACGGCAATGGCGCTAG
- the LOC136542289 gene encoding ubiquitin-related modifier 1 homolog, producing the protein MHLTLEFGGGLELLLENSTKVHKVEVTTPKDGQDKVVEVTTPKDGQGKVPMKLLLSWVKDNLIKERPEMFVKGDSVRPGILVLINDCDWELCGGLDAELEEKDVVVFISTLHGG; encoded by the exons ATGCATCTCACTCTCGAATTCGG GGGCGGGCTGGAGCTGCTTCTGGAGAACTCCACCAAGGTGCACAAGGTGGAGGTCACCACGCCCAAGGACGGCCAAGACAAGGTGGTGGAGGTCACCACGCCCAAGGATGGCCAAGGCAAGGTGCCGATGAAGTTGTTGCTCTCTTGGGTCAAGGACAATCTGATCAAGGAGCGGCCGGAGATGTTCGTCAAGGGCGATTCCGT GAGGCCTGGGATTCTTGTCCTTAtaaatgactgtgattgggagcTGTGTGGTGGCCTTGATGCAGAGTTGGAAGAGAAGGATGTTGTTGTTTTCATCTCCACTTTGCATGGTGGTTAG